In the genome of Flavivirga spongiicola, one region contains:
- a CDS encoding NUDIX hydrolase, translated as MNFDEFLKLTSKIKNITLPAESSHFKMVPPFRRDLMEKQKEAIKKAKKAGVLALFYPDINKQTKFVLILRKTYKGVHSAQVAFPGGKLEKQDTSLKVAAVRETFEEVGVPIDTIKVIRKLSQVYIPPSNFYVQPFFGITKHTPSFIKQDDEVETIIEIDLQHLLDDGIIITKKVSTSYSVEVEVPAFKLNGYVVWGATAMMLSEMKDLLKPFM; from the coding sequence ATGAATTTTGATGAATTTTTAAAATTAACTTCAAAAATAAAGAATATAACACTTCCAGCCGAATCGTCTCACTTTAAAATGGTTCCGCCTTTTCGAAGAGACCTTATGGAAAAACAAAAAGAGGCTATAAAAAAGGCAAAAAAGGCAGGAGTATTGGCGTTGTTTTACCCAGACATAAATAAACAGACGAAATTTGTTCTCATTTTAAGAAAAACATATAAAGGTGTGCATTCAGCACAAGTTGCATTTCCCGGAGGGAAGTTAGAAAAACAAGATACTTCGTTAAAAGTAGCTGCGGTAAGAGAAACGTTTGAAGAAGTTGGTGTACCTATAGACACTATAAAAGTCATCCGAAAATTATCTCAAGTTTATATTCCACCTAGTAATTTTTATGTGCAGCCTTTTTTTGGGATTACTAAGCATACACCAAGTTTTATTAAACAAGATGACGAGGTGGAAACCATTATTGAAATTGATTTACAACACTTGTTAGACGACGGTATAATAATAACTAAAAAAGTATCAACTTCGTATAGTGTTGAAGTTGAGGTTCCTGCATTTAAATTAAATGGTTATGTTGTTTGGGGAGCAACCGCAATGATGCTAAGTGAAATGAAAGACTTGTTAAAACCATTCATGTAG